AACAGCGCTTCTTTTTCAGCGAGATATTCAGGCGAACGAATACGAGCGACACGATTGGGGGTGTTGAACAGCGTGAAGGCAACCTGACAAGCTGCCATGTTGGTTTCATCAGTATTGGTGACGGCGACCAGCATATCGGCATCTTGAGCACCTGCTTCATGGAGAACGTCGGGGTGGCTGGCATGGCCGTTAACAACGCGCAGGTCATATTTATCCTGTAACTCACGCAGTCGGTCGCTGCATTTGTCGACAATGGTGATGTCGTTATTTTCACCGACTAAGTTTTCTGCCAATGTGCCACCAACTTGACCAGCCCCAAGAATAATGATTTTCATACGCTTTACTCGTTCATTCATTGGGTGATAGCTTGGCTGCTTATCACCCTATATCGCTTATTTACTCTGCGTGTTTTTTGGTTAGAACGGCATAGTAAAAACCGTCCATATCGTCTTCACCAGGCAGAATTTGTCGCCCCGGTTGCAGTGGGTCTGAGTCCACCAATTGTGCATCTGTGGTACGGTCCAAAAAGGCTTTAACTTGCTCGACATTTTCTTGAGGTGTGATTGAGCATGTCGCATACACCATGGTGCCACCAGGCTTAAGTTGTGCCCACATCGCATCAAAAATCTCACTTTGTAGCTCGGCCAAGGCGGTAATATCCTCAGCACGACGTAGCCACTTGATGTCAGGGTGACGACGAATGACGCCTGTCGCAGAACATGGTGCATCCAGCAAAATACGATCGAACTGTGCACCTTGCCACCAATCTTGAGGGTGGCGTGCATCCCCGCAGATAACTTTCGCCTGAAGATTAAGGCGTTGAAGATTATCATGTACCCGCTGCAAGCGAGTTTCATCACAGTCGATAGCCACGACTTTGGAGCCTGACGTTCGTTCTAAAATATGAGCCGTTTTCCCCCCAGGTGCCGCGCAGCAGTCTAAGATCAGCTCGCCGTCTTTTGGTGTGAGGTAATTCATCGATAGTTGGGCGGCCGCGTCTTGAACAGATACCCACCCTTGGTCAAAACCGGGCAGTTTCATGACATCACAGGGTGAAGCTAATTTTAGGGCGTCCATAGCTTGTGGGTGTACTGTGCTATCAATGTTTTCATTTTTGAGCAGCGCTTGGTAGGCGTCACGACTGTGATGTTGATGATTGACGCGCAGCCACATCGGTGCTTTTTGATTGTTAGCATCAACAATCTTTTCCCATTGTTCAGGATAAGCTTGTTGAAGTAGTTTGAGCAGCCAGCTAGGGTGACCATATTTGCCTGCATTGTGGCTGACGGCCATTTGGTCGAGTTCTGCTTGATTACGTTGGTAATTACGCAAAACTGCGTTGATCAAGCCGCGTAAACGAGGGCCTTTGAGATCTTTGGTACCTTCTACTGTTTCACCGACTGCTGCATGGGCAGGAATACGCATAAAGCTGAGTTGGTAAATACCAATCAAAATTAAATGATGAAAAACTCGCTGCTTGCCTTTTAAGGGCTTATCCATCAGTTGGTTCGCAATGGTTTCCAGACGAGGAAGAAAGCGCAGCGCGCCATAGCACATTTCTTGCAGCAGGGCGTGGTCTCGGGAACGTATTTTTTGTTGCGCCGCAGGTAGAGCGCTTGACAGAGAGTGGCCTTTATCAACCACAAGATACAGGACGTTAGCAGCCTCAGCGCGAACATTCATGATAGGTACCTTAAAGTAAAGGAGGGCATCTCTGCCCTCTAAAAGTTCGAATAACTTGGGTTATACTCTTAATAATAGTTAAGTCAACTGAGTTCCAATTTCAAACCAAGCTGAGCGAGAATTAAGAATATCTTGTACTGGCATGGCTTTTTTACCGGGAACTTGCAGCTGTTCTAGTACTAAAGTGCCATTGCCTGTTGCGACATAAATACCGGTTTTATCTGCTTGCAGTATGGTTCCAGCGGGTTGGTCACTGCTTTGGTCAACAACACGGCTCTGCCAAACTTTGATGCTGTTATCTGCTGCCATAAAGTGGCTCATTGGCCACGGGTTGAAAGCACGCACGCAGCGTTCTATGTGTTCAGCGTCGTCACTCCAGTTGATACGAGCTTCCTCTTTGCTTAGCTTTTGAGCGTAGTTAGCGAGTGCATCATCTTGTTTAACGGGTTTTGCTTTACCTGCAGCGATATCTGATAAACACTCGATCAAGGCGTTAGGGCCAAGCTGAGCTAACTTCTCGTACATTATTGCGCTGGTGTCGGTTGCTTCGATCGGCAAAGTGGCAATACTTAGCATGTCGCCAGTATCTAAACCAATGTCCATCTGCATGATGGTAACCCCAGTTTCCTCATCACCGGCCCAAATTGAGCGCTGAATAGGTGCTGCGCCGCGCCAGCGAGGTAAGATGGAACCATGGACGTTAATACAACCCAACTTTGGTGTGTCAAGGACGATCTGAGGTAAAAGTAATCCGTATGCCACCACTACCATGATGTCTGCATTGAGATCAGCAAGCTCTTGCTTTGCTTCATCAGACTTAAAATTTTGCGGTTGATACACGGGAATGTCGTGTTCAAGTGCGATGGTTTTCACTGGGCTGGCAGTAAGTTTTTTACCACGACCTGCAGGGCGATCGGGTTGGGTGTAAACCGCGATGACTTCATGCTCCGAAGACAACAACGCCGCCAAATGACGGGCGGCGAAATCCGGAGTACCTGCAAAGACAATTCGTAATGATTGGCTCAAGGTAGACTTCCTTTTTATGTAGAGTTCGACGAGATTAGGCGTTTTGCTGCTTCTCGTTGAAACGTTTTATTTTTGCTAGCTTATCTTGAATTCGCTTACGCTTTAATGGCGATAGGTAATCGACAAACAGTTTACCCATTAGGTGATCAAGTTCGTGTTGAACACAGATAGCGAGCAGATCGTCAGCGTCGAAAGTGTATTCTTTGCCATCACGATCTAAAGCTTTTACCGTTACTTCAGCGGCACGAGACACAAGCGCACGTGCCCCTGGTACTGACAGACAACCTTCTTCAATGCCATCTTCCCCGCGCTTCTCTATGATTTCAGGGTTAATCAGCACCATTGGCTCATCACGTGTGTCTGAAATATCAATCACAACGATACGTTTATGGATATCAACTTGGGTCGCTGCCAAGCCGATGCCTTCTTCGTCGTACATGGTTTCAATCATGTCATCGACAATCTTTTGAATTTCAGGAGTCACCGCATCGACGGGCTTTGCTACCGTACGCAGGCGATCATCTGGGAATGTTAATACTTGTAATACAGACATATTCACTCGAAAAAATTGAACTGTGCCGTAACAGCACAAACCTTGTTGGGTCAATTCTAGACATTTTATGACCTAAATGACAGCATCCTGAGACCAATTTCCATTTTGGTTATTAGTGGACAGACCAAGGAATAAGGTCATGAATCTGATTTTTTGTCGTATGTGCTGCCTTTTTTTAGTGTTATGGGGCGGGGCTCATTCCAGAGCACATGCACAAGTTAATACACTAACAGTAAAAGAAAGTGCCCCGCAAATCTACACAGTGGTAAAGGGTGACACGTTATGGGATATCGCCCAATTTTATTTAGATAGTCCTTGGCTATGGCCTGAGTTGTGGCGTTTGAATCCCGCTGTAGATAATCCTCACTGGATCTACCCTGGCGATACTCTTTTATTACAGTGGGTGGATGGTCAACCCACATTGAGCCTCAAGCCAACCAAAAAACTCACGCCAAAAATGCGATTGAAAAATAAGGAAGCGTTATCCAGTGTCCGGGAGAGTGCGATACAGTCTTATTGGTCCTCAAATCGTCTGTTAGAGAATAAGCGATTACTTCAAGCGGCAAAAGTCCTCGGTAACCGTCACGGACATCAATACTCAACTCGCCAAAATACGTTGTATATCAGCGGCCAACATACGCAAGCAAAATGGGGGATATACCGCCCGATTGCCGTTTATAGCCGAGATAAAACCAAGGATAAGGTCACGGCAGTACGCTTGATTGCTAAAGCAAAGTTAATCGAAAGCGGTCATGAATTTTCTGGATTAACGCTGACGTCACAAAGACAAGAAGTGACTTTAGATGATGTTGCTTTGCCTCTTGTTGAGTCAGAGCTAACACCTTCCGTGCTTACATTCCCTTTTTCTCCGGCTCCAAAGGGACTCTCTGCGCAAGTGTTAGGTAATATGACAGGAACTGCTCTGAGCGCCGCAGATAACATTGTCGTGCTCAATAAGGGCACTTTGGATGAATTACACCAAGGCAATGTATTAGAGCTAAGAGAGGCAGCTGTGCGAGGTTTTAGCCTAGGCACGAGCTTTGATAAACCGTCAGAAAAATCAGCTGAAAAGGTTACTTTGCCACCGATATCGGTAGGGGAGTTGGTTGTGATCCGTTCTTACCGTCATTTTAGTCTTGCCATCATTGCACGCAGTACCAAACCAATCATAACTGGGGCCTTTGTTGTATCCCCTCTGAACAAGAGGCTGAGCATACATGAGTCTTGAAAATGAGCGCGAACTTGCTGCCTGGTTAAAACTCAGTTGCCTACCGGGTATCGGCGGCGTCACGTTAAGTAAGTTACTGAGTAAAGATACACCTGTGAATATTGTTCAATACTCACAGGAGCAGTTACGTCATTTAGGCCTGTCTTCAAAACAATTACAAGCTTGGCCCACTGTAGATAAAGAAGTTGAGGCCTGCTTAGATTGGTGCTTCTCGTCCGAATTGCATCATATTGTTACTTTATCTGACCCGTTTTATCCGCCTCTTTTAAAGCAGACAGTTGCGCCTCCGCCTTTATTGTTTGTTAAAGGAGAGGTCGCCAGTTTGTCTTTACCGCAAATCGCTATGGTTGGCAGCCGAAATGCCAGTGTGGATGGTGTTCAACATGCTCGTTATTTTGCCGCTGACTTTGCGCAGCAAGCTTTGGTTGTTACCAGTGGTCTCGCATTAGGTATCGATGGGCATGCACATGATGGTGCATTGCAAGCGGGTGGAAAAACAATCGCAGTGCTAGGGTCGGGCTTAGAGCATATTTACCCTGCTCGTCACCGAGGCCTTGCAGAGCGAATTACCGCAAGCGGTGCCTTAGTGTCAGAATTTCGGCCTAGCGCCAAACCTCGTGCGGAACACTTTCCTCGCCGTAATCGCATTATCAGCGGTTTGTCTCTCGGTGTATTAGTTGTGGAAGCGGCGGAAAAGAGTGGCTCTTTGATCACCGCGCGTTATGCCCTAGAGCAGAGTCGTGAAGTGTTTGCTTTGCCAGCATCGATTAATGCTCCAAACGCGAGTGGAGGCAATCAATTGATTCGAAACGGTGCCTGTCTCGTACAAAATACTCAACATGTACTGAGTGAGCTCCAGTCTTTACTTAATTGGTCTGTTAACCAGAGTCAGGATTTATTTTCTGCATCAATTGATCAAGAAGAATTGCCATTTCCTGAACTGTTAGCTAACGTAGGAAATGAGGCTACACCAGTTGATATTCTTTCAAGCAGGACCAATATACCTGTGCAAGAG
This window of the Vibrio azureus genome carries:
- the rsmB gene encoding 16S rRNA (cytosine(967)-C(5))-methyltransferase RsmB, with protein sequence MNVRAEAANVLYLVVDKGHSLSSALPAAQQKIRSRDHALLQEMCYGALRFLPRLETIANQLMDKPLKGKQRVFHHLILIGIYQLSFMRIPAHAAVGETVEGTKDLKGPRLRGLINAVLRNYQRNQAELDQMAVSHNAGKYGHPSWLLKLLQQAYPEQWEKIVDANNQKAPMWLRVNHQHHSRDAYQALLKNENIDSTVHPQAMDALKLASPCDVMKLPGFDQGWVSVQDAAAQLSMNYLTPKDGELILDCCAAPGGKTAHILERTSGSKVVAIDCDETRLQRVHDNLQRLNLQAKVICGDARHPQDWWQGAQFDRILLDAPCSATGVIRRHPDIKWLRRAEDITALAELQSEIFDAMWAQLKPGGTMVYATCSITPQENVEQVKAFLDRTTDAQLVDSDPLQPGRQILPGEDDMDGFYYAVLTKKHAE
- the fmt gene encoding methionyl-tRNA formyltransferase, producing MSQSLRIVFAGTPDFAARHLAALLSSEHEVIAVYTQPDRPAGRGKKLTASPVKTIALEHDIPVYQPQNFKSDEAKQELADLNADIMVVVAYGLLLPQIVLDTPKLGCINVHGSILPRWRGAAPIQRSIWAGDEETGVTIMQMDIGLDTGDMLSIATLPIEATDTSAIMYEKLAQLGPNALIECLSDIAAGKAKPVKQDDALANYAQKLSKEEARINWSDDAEHIERCVRAFNPWPMSHFMAADNSIKVWQSRVVDQSSDQPAGTILQADKTGIYVATGNGTLVLEQLQVPGKKAMPVQDILNSRSAWFEIGTQLT
- the def gene encoding peptide deformylase, whose product is MSVLQVLTFPDDRLRTVAKPVDAVTPEIQKIVDDMIETMYDEEGIGLAATQVDIHKRIVVIDISDTRDEPMVLINPEIIEKRGEDGIEEGCLSVPGARALVSRAAEVTVKALDRDGKEYTFDADDLLAICVQHELDHLMGKLFVDYLSPLKRKRIQDKLAKIKRFNEKQQNA
- a CDS encoding LysM peptidoglycan-binding domain-containing protein, translating into MNLIFCRMCCLFLVLWGGAHSRAHAQVNTLTVKESAPQIYTVVKGDTLWDIAQFYLDSPWLWPELWRLNPAVDNPHWIYPGDTLLLQWVDGQPTLSLKPTKKLTPKMRLKNKEALSSVRESAIQSYWSSNRLLENKRLLQAAKVLGNRHGHQYSTRQNTLYISGQHTQAKWGIYRPIAVYSRDKTKDKVTAVRLIAKAKLIESGHEFSGLTLTSQRQEVTLDDVALPLVESELTPSVLTFPFSPAPKGLSAQVLGNMTGTALSAADNIVVLNKGTLDELHQGNVLELREAAVRGFSLGTSFDKPSEKSAEKVTLPPISVGELVVIRSYRHFSLAIIARSTKPIITGAFVVSPLNKRLSIHES
- the dprA gene encoding DNA-processing protein DprA; the protein is MSLENERELAAWLKLSCLPGIGGVTLSKLLSKDTPVNIVQYSQEQLRHLGLSSKQLQAWPTVDKEVEACLDWCFSSELHHIVTLSDPFYPPLLKQTVAPPPLLFVKGEVASLSLPQIAMVGSRNASVDGVQHARYFAADFAQQALVVTSGLALGIDGHAHDGALQAGGKTIAVLGSGLEHIYPARHRGLAERITASGALVSEFRPSAKPRAEHFPRRNRIISGLSLGVLVVEAAEKSGSLITARYALEQSREVFALPASINAPNASGGNQLIRNGACLVQNTQHVLSELQSLLNWSVNQSQDLFSASIDQEELPFPELLANVGNEATPVDILSSRTNIPVQEVMMQLLELELSGHVVAVSGGYIRKRRG